In Deltaproteobacteria bacterium, the following proteins share a genomic window:
- a CDS encoding nucleotidyltransferase, which yields MQHLQSLIEFLVKSPLDFVLIGGFAAVLHGCNQTTRDIDICLAFSPEHLQELRRILAPLHPRHRMTSDKLSFLEHPHDLRRIKNLDLETDLGVLDLVSRVAAVGDFIDVMRHASTIELFGGQCHLMAIDDLIKSKQALGRHRDLVVVEELLAIRNK from the coding sequence ATGCAACATCTCCAATCTCTCATCGAGTTCCTCGTTAAGAGTCCGCTCGACTTCGTGCTGATCGGTGGCTTCGCTGCAGTGCTCCATGGATGCAACCAAACCACCCGCGACATCGACATCTGTCTCGCCTTTTCACCCGAACACTTGCAGGAGCTGCGCCGCATCCTCGCGCCGCTACACCCCCGACACCGCATGACATCAGACAAGTTATCCTTCTTGGAACATCCGCACGATCTCCGTCGGATCAAAAATCTCGACCTCGAGACGGATCTTGGAGTGCTTGATCTGGTATCCCGCGTCGCGGCCGTTGGTGATTTTATTGACGTCATGCGACACGCAAGCACCATTGAGTTGTTTGGTGGTCAATGTCATCTCATGGCCATCGATGACTTGATCAAGAGCAAGCAAGCCCTCGGCCGGCATCGCGATCTGGTCGTCGTCGAGGAATTACTCGCCATCCGAAACAAGTGA
- a CDS encoding zinc metallopeptidase has translation MFYFDPLYLLVTLVALAFSGWATFRVKSAFARYSQVPAGTGYTGAQVARKILDQHGLQDVPVEPVRGFSFLGGDGMLSDHYDPRTRVIRLSPGVYDSRSVAAQAIAAHEVGHAIQHATGYAALALRNAMAPVAMFGSNFSYILIFLGIFLHAFAMVKFGILLFTVAVIFQFITLPVEIDASARAKRLLPQLGLISPADSGGVSAVLNAAAWTYVAAAAAAVLNLLYLLLRTGLLGGGRSED, from the coding sequence ATGTTCTACTTCGATCCACTCTATCTGCTCGTCACGTTGGTCGCGCTCGCGTTTTCCGGATGGGCGACGTTTCGCGTCAAATCGGCCTTTGCGCGCTACAGCCAAGTGCCGGCGGGCACGGGGTATACGGGCGCGCAAGTGGCCCGCAAAATTCTGGATCAACACGGGCTGCAAGACGTCCCCGTGGAGCCGGTGCGGGGTTTTTCCTTCCTCGGTGGGGATGGGATGCTCAGCGATCACTACGACCCACGGACGCGCGTCATCCGCCTCTCGCCTGGCGTCTACGACAGTCGCTCCGTCGCGGCGCAAGCAATTGCCGCGCATGAAGTCGGCCACGCCATTCAACACGCCACCGGCTACGCCGCGTTGGCGCTCCGCAACGCGATGGCCCCGGTCGCGATGTTCGGGAGTAATTTTTCCTATATCCTGATCTTCCTCGGCATCTTTCTTCACGCGTTCGCGATGGTCAAATTCGGCATCTTGCTCTTTACCGTCGCCGTGATTTTTCAATTCATCACCCTGCCGGTCGAAATCGACGCCTCGGCGCGCGCCAAACGCCTGCTCCCGCAGCTCGGCCTGATCAGTCCCGCAGATTCGGGCGGCGTCAGCGCGGTATTGAACGCCGCCGCGTGGACCTACGTCGCCGCCGCAGCGGCCGCCGTGTTGAACCTGCTCTATTTGCTGCTCCGCACCGGATTGCTCGGCGGCGGCCGGAGTGAGGATTAA
- a CDS encoding nucleotidyltransferase domain-containing protein: MFKLLIKSAVRRKIVVLFALNPEVHLYARQVARELDESPHAVGLELKALVVGGLLTARGALRRLTYVWNPAYPYATLLQQAAERWRATGQAEAARIPDLAQRSRMDANLARLVPAIVERYRPEKIILFGSAVSGVVGPYSDLDLAIVKQTALPFSKRAPMLAGLVDYDIDVDFFIYTPREFAVGARNTPFIRDEILKKGRVVYEAT, from the coding sequence ATGTTCAAACTCCTCATTAAATCCGCGGTGCGCCGTAAAATCGTTGTCCTCTTTGCGCTAAATCCGGAAGTGCACTTGTATGCGCGGCAAGTGGCTCGGGAGCTTGACGAATCGCCGCATGCCGTCGGATTGGAGCTCAAGGCGTTAGTGGTCGGCGGGCTGCTGACTGCGCGTGGCGCGCTGCGCCGCCTGACGTATGTGTGGAATCCGGCGTATCCGTACGCAACACTGTTACAACAGGCCGCGGAGCGGTGGCGGGCCACGGGGCAGGCCGAGGCGGCGCGGATTCCGGATCTGGCGCAGCGGTCGCGGATGGATGCCAACCTGGCCCGACTCGTCCCCGCGATTGTGGAGCGGTATCGGCCGGAGAAAATCATCTTGTTTGGGTCGGCGGTCAGCGGCGTGGTCGGCCCGTATTCCGACCTGGACTTAGCGATCGTCAAGCAGACGGCGTTGCCGTTCAGTAAGCGCGCGCCGATGTTAGCCGGACTGGTCGATTACGATATCGATGTCGATTTTTTTATCTATACGCCGCGGGAGTTTGCGGTCGGGGCGCGGAACACGCCGTTCATCCGAGACGAGATCCTCAAGAAGGGGAGAGTGGTCTATGAAGCCACATGA
- a CDS encoding HEPN domain-containing protein, with amino-acid sequence MKPHERWFYFADQDLAFARAGFRDGFYAHVCSLSQQAVEKAMKAYLVWKQRNPPKTHGLLALHRLLDVSWMEAHLPALKRLSEFYLPTRYPDAIAGTLPDGLPDRGDAKQALAWADAVVQLVRGKMRGARGVG; translated from the coding sequence ATGAAGCCACATGAGCGGTGGTTCTATTTTGCCGATCAAGACCTGGCCTTCGCGCGGGCGGGTTTTCGCGACGGGTTTTATGCCCATGTATGCAGTTTGAGCCAACAGGCGGTCGAAAAGGCGATGAAGGCCTATTTGGTGTGGAAGCAGCGCAATCCTCCGAAGACGCATGGCTTGCTCGCGCTCCACCGGCTGTTGGATGTTTCGTGGATGGAAGCGCATCTGCCGGCGCTGAAACGGTTGTCCGAATTTTATCTCCCGACGCGCTATCCCGACGCGATCGCCGGCACGTTGCCGGACGGTCTCCCCGATCGGGGCGATGCCAAACAGGCCCTCGCCTGGGCCGACGCGGTCGTACAATTGGTGCGTGGCAAGATGCGCGGTGCGCGGGGCGTCGGGTAG
- a CDS encoding SUMF1/EgtB/PvdO family nonheme iron enzyme yields the protein MAAIHPYRQARIAVPGKRFRMGSSRSGEGPVREVTVAGFALAKCMTSAGQFKAHCTAQQTLPYGRLLFSAEGHVVGALRGATKEQTGAAVLQFAVNDVRWSMASDWMQLVPMPEQYVARFSKIPRADSRFLADELPASMMFWEEAACYALCAGGRLPTEAEYELAARSDASGNVREGEDVAGTVDGTVTVETAHCGQNWDAGGLLSVDTGKPAHPLGFMHLAGNLWMYCADHWSEALDSTDVDQPLHFAASDLRHVLRGGAWSSYPEYARASARNYCGDDYNSNVGVRVAWPQDSQS from the coding sequence ATGGCTGCGATCCATCCGTATCGACAGGCGCGCATCGCGGTACCAGGCAAACGTTTTCGGATGGGTTCGTCTCGTTCGGGTGAAGGCCCGGTGCGGGAGGTGACGGTGGCGGGGTTTGCGCTGGCAAAGTGCATGACCAGCGCTGGGCAATTCAAGGCCCATTGCACGGCGCAACAGACGCTCCCGTACGGACGCTTGTTGTTCAGTGCGGAGGGCCATGTGGTCGGGGCGCTGCGCGGAGCGACGAAAGAGCAGACCGGAGCGGCGGTGCTGCAGTTCGCGGTGAACGACGTGCGCTGGAGTATGGCGTCGGACTGGATGCAGTTGGTGCCGATGCCGGAGCAGTATGTCGCACGTTTTAGTAAGATTCCGCGGGCCGATTCCCGCTTCCTGGCTGACGAATTACCGGCTTCGATGATGTTCTGGGAAGAAGCCGCCTGCTATGCCCTCTGTGCGGGAGGGCGATTGCCGACCGAGGCCGAATATGAATTAGCGGCCCGTTCGGATGCATCAGGGAATGTGCGCGAAGGCGAGGACGTCGCGGGAACGGTGGATGGCACCGTGACGGTCGAGACCGCGCACTGCGGACAAAATTGGGACGCCGGTGGCCTATTGTCGGTGGATACCGGCAAGCCAGCGCATCCGCTGGGGTTCATGCACCTGGCTGGGAATCTGTGGATGTACTGTGCGGATCATTGGTCAGAGGCCCTCGATTCGACGGACGTCGACCAACCACTCCACTTTGCTGCGTCTGACTTACGACACGTGCTGCGCGGCGGGGCCTGGAGCAGTTATCCGGAGTACGCTCGCGCGTCCGCTCGCAACTACTGCGGCGACGACTACAACAGCAATGTGGGCGTTCGGGTGGCGTGGCCCCAGGACTCCCAATCGTAA
- a CDS encoding type II toxin-antitoxin system VapB family antitoxin, translating into MRTNVTIDGQLVEAVRVAAGVTTKAKAVVEAMQEYLRWHRIGTVRRFQGKLRFRRDTAEARHRGR; encoded by the coding sequence GTGAGAACGAATGTTACCATCGATGGCCAGTTGGTTGAGGCGGTGCGGGTGGCGGCGGGCGTGACTACGAAGGCCAAGGCTGTGGTGGAGGCAATGCAAGAGTATCTGCGTTGGCATCGGATCGGGACCGTGCGGCGGTTTCAGGGCAAATTGCGATTTCGCCGCGATACCGCGGAGGCCCGGCACCGTGGCCGCTGA
- a CDS encoding BamA/TamA family outer membrane protein: MITWRSRLAARLACIALWLHAAPAAAGTLADLPRLFKDAHYRFFPVPIVATDPAEGQTYGLLPVVTANDAQDNVISIMAAALQYNSIIQFNGFGIWILTPSADEELRLFGGAATKFYREASIDYVNSGLINHRLRVEAHGLYIEDPFERFFGFGPDRPKDAESNFTSLLGRIWGEVAFEIAPHVALVGQLDWARLGLQPRAIDALADTVTTYGALPEVADSHQISYRAGLRWDSRDSTFFPTRGALVSLLGTISHQLTGPDTPFGGVELRSKAAWQPQRRVTLVGNLWFQQLLGDQIPFFHQSHLGGERNLRGFISRRFTDHGAALLELEARVLIKEWRIFDTPVSFSIDPFCGAGQVFHRLRDIAPHHFEPAGGVGFRMRAPPSVLGRIDVGYTRDGVAVYTTLDYPF; the protein is encoded by the coding sequence ATGATTACGTGGCGCTCCCGCCTCGCCGCACGGCTCGCATGCATCGCACTGTGGCTGCACGCCGCACCGGCCGCCGCCGGCACGCTCGCCGATCTGCCGCGCCTGTTCAAAGACGCGCACTATCGCTTCTTCCCGGTCCCCATCGTCGCCACCGATCCGGCCGAAGGCCAAACGTACGGCCTGCTTCCTGTTGTGACCGCAAACGACGCGCAAGACAACGTCATCAGCATCATGGCGGCGGCGTTGCAATACAACAGCATCATCCAATTCAACGGTTTCGGGATCTGGATCCTCACGCCGTCGGCGGATGAAGAACTACGGCTCTTCGGCGGTGCCGCGACCAAATTCTATCGCGAGGCCTCGATCGATTATGTGAATAGCGGCCTGATCAATCATCGATTGCGCGTGGAGGCGCACGGCCTGTACATCGAAGACCCGTTCGAACGCTTCTTCGGCTTCGGCCCCGACCGCCCCAAAGACGCCGAATCAAATTTCACGTCGCTGCTCGGCCGCATTTGGGGCGAAGTCGCGTTCGAGATCGCGCCACATGTCGCGCTCGTCGGCCAACTCGATTGGGCGCGACTCGGCTTGCAACCGCGCGCGATCGATGCGCTCGCCGACACGGTGACCACGTACGGAGCGCTGCCCGAAGTGGCCGATTCGCATCAAATCAGTTATCGCGCAGGACTGCGCTGGGACTCGCGCGACAGCACGTTCTTTCCCACGCGCGGCGCGCTCGTGAGCTTACTCGGGACCATTTCCCATCAACTAACCGGGCCCGACACGCCGTTCGGCGGCGTCGAGCTGCGCAGCAAAGCGGCCTGGCAGCCGCAGCGCCGCGTGACCCTGGTCGGCAACCTCTGGTTTCAACAACTGCTTGGCGATCAAATCCCATTTTTCCACCAATCGCATCTCGGTGGCGAACGCAATTTGCGCGGCTTCATCAGTCGCCGCTTCACCGATCACGGCGCCGCACTGCTCGAACTCGAAGCCCGCGTGCTCATTAAAGAGTGGCGGATCTTCGATACGCCGGTCTCGTTCTCGATCGATCCGTTCTGCGGCGCCGGCCAAGTTTTCCATCGACTGCGCGACATCGCGCCGCACCACTTCGAACCCGCCGGCGGCGTCGGCTTCCGAATGCGTGCCCCCCCCAGCGTGCTCGGCCGCATCGACGTCGGCTACACCCGCGACGGCGTCGCCGTGTATACGACGTTGGATTATCCGTTTTAG
- a CDS encoding DUF3999 family protein yields MRFRFRVVFSVVVACLSSGVTAHAAMSSAVRYERPLQIEHAGPQKIAVDVPLLSGAAVGLRDVRFYDAAGAEVQYLVIPPSVPRSEWRAAPALPIAATKEQSGFELDLGDLVFVNALRIEGIAAPFLKRCRLEGSGDRAHWTLLVEEQSLFDLPAEQLQLLTLEFPAGEFRYLRVTWDDTASARVSPPTQTFVQLPLQKDAPVPVHVPLGVERHEAVRGTSRFRLRLPGPQLPVAAIALTVAEATLLRDARVTEAYFTGDRIVPTELGHAQLRKVQQGDASAAALTIPITDPRETELELVVDDGDNPPLQLIAAMAVLKPVPWIYLEAAAPGTLMARFGDSKALAPNYDLEARREAIDADRTIAVVWGERRELVVAMPPAVSPEVGTTIGGALATTGFRFQRMIDDVGAGMNALRIDLAVLAHSRTAAEWRIVDASGRQVPYLLEQLDAPLAVAIVPQRMDIAADDARPHVSRYAVELPYASLPSGHLVVETSARVFRRFVRVVADRMPPDPRQRSQEIEVARWFWSHADAETAAPPVRLALPAAVGTQRMTLEIEEGDNSPLPLTAVRFETTAYRVRFFAATPQPLRLLYGNAAVPAPHYDLALLADVLMGRAAHEPHLAPEAEGGDARSVSTAPSMYLFWSVLIVTALGLALLFIRLLRKNGPPKPAAG; encoded by the coding sequence ATGCGTTTCCGATTCCGTGTTGTCTTCAGTGTCGTGGTTGCGTGTCTGAGCAGCGGCGTGACTGCGCACGCGGCCATGTCGTCCGCCGTGCGATATGAACGTCCGCTGCAAATCGAGCACGCCGGGCCGCAGAAAATTGCGGTTGATGTGCCGTTGCTGAGCGGTGCCGCAGTCGGACTGCGCGACGTGCGTTTCTACGATGCCGCCGGCGCGGAGGTCCAGTATCTCGTGATCCCGCCGTCGGTCCCACGATCGGAATGGCGCGCCGCTCCAGCGCTGCCGATCGCCGCGACCAAGGAGCAGAGCGGATTTGAACTCGATCTCGGGGATTTGGTATTCGTGAACGCATTACGGATCGAAGGGATTGCGGCGCCGTTTTTGAAACGATGTCGGTTGGAGGGGAGCGGAGATCGGGCGCATTGGACGCTGCTGGTGGAAGAACAGAGTCTCTTCGACTTGCCCGCAGAGCAGTTGCAGCTGCTGACGCTGGAATTTCCGGCCGGCGAATTTCGGTATTTGCGCGTGACGTGGGATGACACCGCGAGTGCGCGGGTCTCGCCGCCAACGCAGACGTTCGTGCAGTTGCCGCTGCAGAAGGATGCGCCAGTTCCAGTGCATGTGCCGCTCGGCGTGGAGCGACACGAAGCGGTCCGCGGCACGAGTCGGTTTCGGCTGCGATTGCCGGGACCGCAGTTGCCGGTAGCGGCCATTGCGTTGACGGTGGCGGAAGCGACGCTGCTGCGCGACGCGCGCGTGACGGAGGCTTACTTTACCGGCGATCGGATCGTGCCGACGGAATTAGGACATGCGCAGCTCCGCAAGGTCCAACAGGGCGATGCGAGCGCGGCCGCGTTGACGATTCCGATCACGGATCCGCGCGAAACGGAGCTAGAGTTGGTCGTCGACGATGGCGATAATCCACCGTTGCAATTGATTGCGGCGATGGCCGTCTTAAAGCCGGTGCCATGGATTTATTTGGAGGCGGCCGCGCCGGGGACACTGATGGCGCGCTTCGGCGACTCGAAAGCGCTCGCTCCCAATTACGATTTGGAGGCGCGGCGCGAGGCGATCGATGCCGATCGGACGATTGCGGTGGTCTGGGGCGAACGGCGGGAGTTGGTCGTGGCCATGCCGCCCGCCGTGTCACCGGAAGTCGGCACGACGATCGGCGGTGCGCTGGCGACGACCGGATTTCGTTTCCAGCGCATGATCGACGACGTCGGTGCCGGCATGAATGCGTTGCGGATCGACTTGGCCGTGCTGGCGCATAGCCGGACAGCGGCGGAGTGGCGGATCGTCGATGCGAGCGGGCGACAAGTCCCGTATCTGTTGGAACAATTGGACGCGCCGCTCGCAGTTGCAATTGTGCCGCAGCGCATGGACATTGCCGCCGACGACGCGCGGCCGCATGTTTCGCGCTATGCCGTCGAGCTGCCGTACGCCTCGCTGCCTTCCGGGCATTTGGTCGTAGAGACTTCGGCGCGTGTGTTTCGGCGCTTCGTGCGCGTCGTCGCGGATCGCATGCCGCCGGATCCGCGTCAACGTTCACAGGAAATCGAAGTGGCGCGCTGGTTTTGGAGCCATGCCGATGCGGAAACCGCCGCGCCACCCGTGCGTTTGGCGTTACCTGCCGCGGTCGGGACGCAACGGATGACGCTCGAAATCGAAGAGGGCGACAACAGTCCGCTGCCGTTAACGGCGGTGCGTTTCGAAACGACGGCCTATCGCGTGCGCTTCTTTGCCGCGACGCCACAGCCGCTGCGCTTGTTGTATGGCAACGCCGCCGTACCAGCTCCCCATTACGATCTCGCGTTGCTCGCGGATGTCCTGATGGGACGCGCGGCCCACGAACCGCATTTGGCGCCGGAAGCGGAGGGCGGCGACGCGCGCAGCGTTTCCACCGCGCCGTCGATGTACCTCTTTTGGAGTGTCCTCATCGTGACCGCCCTCGGTTTGGCGTTGCTCTTCATCCGTTTGCTGCGGAAAAACGGGCCTCCCA
- a CDS encoding DUF2339 domain-containing protein: MEGGVIFVLILVVLTAMAMTRFGDLKRELAQLRAELATATASWRELTQRFVALEATWAKGRSTTEAAASSPASATTDTIVPPVARATAEAQSMPTRTASVSPQPTRAAPPPRRPAPPPPAPPKGPLIDWEKFVGVKLFSWIAGVALVIAAIFFLSYSVEQGWLTPPIRTAVGFLVGIGLLGLSEFRFARRYATTANALDAGAIGVLFATCFAAHSLWSLLPSLPTLLLMALITATAVLLSLRRHSPFIAGLGLLSGFATPALLASGVNRPLSLFGYLLLLNVGLVFVAERKQWRWLTTLCLILTTGYQWGWAWKFLAASPLPLALGIFLIFPVVAVAARVAGRRWWQHGAAVFTQQTAVCAMLPVLFALYLAATPMYGARYGLFFGFLGCLAVGLGVVAWRIGPTWLHWVGGASTLGGCAIWLGVSYVPAAWPTVLGMLLGFTAFYAWLPRGAIIAALLGTCVAVLPAVDPAVGDSVAWWGAVAAWLLLVTWAAVRQADRAAYWVAGAVAYLALGIWSQWYGTVDHCATLLLAYVLTALYYIAVPAGVRRWRPAAVSVLQHTEYIGLASGLLLLRFVATEPVLTADPVPFLVTATVLLAAWALAALQSAGGALFAAALFVAFVSLLAWIKPLAGSPWPTVALLLGTGYAAFGCVVYRVAGRIAAHVPAADGSVAWSSYLLGAAGGCVLAQFAVASAALCPGAPPLWLFAGAELAAIILLLALAVWSRQQVLAVVAVASTAIATAVWKSAIEPAAGSYVAILTAYYLAFAVYPLLCGRVAGRALSPALASVAASGLYFLAVRRAVGELGWGAYIGVLPLAQAALLLVQLRMWLQLEPAAPRDNTRLALVAGAALAFLTVAIPLQLDKQWITIGWALQGAALALLYGRIPHRGLFWWGLGLLGAVFVRLVLNREVFAYYPRSAVPILNWYLYTYLLAAGSCFAASVAWRRTHDVVRGAVRGRALVAAAGAVLLFLLLNIEVADYYSSGATITFNFSGSIAQDLSYTLAWGCFAVALLAAGIMLRNRPTRLTALVLMTVTIFKGFLHDLWRLGGLYRVGTFVGLAVCLALVALALQRFVLVPKQRVSQQ, translated from the coding sequence ATGGAGGGTGGTGTCATATTCGTACTGATCCTCGTGGTGTTGACGGCAATGGCGATGACCCGCTTCGGCGATTTGAAACGGGAACTGGCGCAGCTGCGCGCGGAATTGGCCACGGCCACGGCGTCGTGGCGGGAGTTGACGCAGCGCTTCGTGGCGTTGGAGGCCACATGGGCGAAGGGGCGGTCGACGACCGAGGCGGCGGCTTCATCGCCGGCCTCGGCAACCACTGACACGATTGTGCCTCCTGTCGCGCGCGCCACGGCCGAAGCCCAATCTATGCCGACGCGCACAGCGTCCGTTTCCCCGCAACCGACGCGCGCCGCTCCGCCCCCGCGCCGTCCGGCACCGCCGCCGCCTGCGCCGCCGAAGGGGCCGCTGATCGATTGGGAAAAATTCGTCGGCGTTAAACTGTTCTCCTGGATCGCCGGCGTGGCGTTAGTCATCGCGGCGATCTTTTTCTTGAGCTACTCGGTGGAACAAGGCTGGCTGACGCCGCCGATCCGCACCGCAGTGGGTTTTTTGGTCGGGATCGGATTATTAGGCTTAAGCGAATTTCGTTTTGCGCGCCGGTATGCCACCACGGCCAATGCATTGGACGCCGGCGCGATCGGCGTGCTGTTCGCCACCTGTTTCGCCGCGCACAGTCTGTGGTCGTTGCTTCCCAGTCTCCCGACGTTGCTGTTGATGGCGTTGATTACGGCCACGGCGGTGTTGCTCTCGCTGCGGCGTCATTCGCCGTTTATCGCCGGGCTGGGACTCCTCAGCGGCTTCGCGACGCCGGCTTTGCTCGCCTCCGGTGTGAATCGGCCGTTGTCGCTGTTCGGCTATTTGTTATTGCTGAACGTCGGTCTCGTGTTCGTCGCGGAGCGGAAACAATGGCGTTGGTTGACGACGTTGTGCCTTATCCTGACGACGGGATATCAATGGGGATGGGCGTGGAAATTTCTGGCCGCCAGTCCGTTGCCGCTCGCACTCGGCATTTTTCTGATCTTTCCGGTCGTGGCCGTCGCAGCGCGCGTGGCGGGACGCCGTTGGTGGCAACATGGTGCCGCGGTCTTCACTCAACAGACCGCCGTCTGCGCGATGCTGCCGGTCCTCTTCGCGCTCTATCTTGCCGCAACCCCGATGTACGGCGCGCGGTATGGACTCTTTTTCGGTTTTCTCGGCTGCCTTGCCGTCGGACTCGGCGTGGTGGCATGGCGCATCGGACCGACGTGGCTGCATTGGGTCGGTGGCGCCTCGACGCTCGGCGGTTGCGCGATCTGGTTGGGCGTCTCGTATGTCCCGGCCGCGTGGCCAACGGTGCTCGGCATGCTGCTCGGCTTCACGGCGTTCTATGCGTGGCTGCCGCGCGGCGCGATCATTGCGGCGCTGTTAGGGACGTGCGTCGCCGTGCTCCCGGCGGTGGATCCGGCCGTGGGCGACAGTGTAGCGTGGTGGGGCGCAGTGGCGGCGTGGCTGCTACTGGTCACCTGGGCCGCAGTGCGGCAAGCGGACCGGGCGGCGTATTGGGTCGCGGGCGCGGTGGCGTATCTGGCGCTCGGCATCTGGTCGCAGTGGTATGGGACGGTGGATCATTGCGCGACGCTGTTGCTCGCGTATGTGTTGACGGCACTTTATTATATTGCAGTGCCTGCCGGAGTGCGGCGTTGGCGACCCGCAGCCGTGTCAGTGTTGCAACACACCGAGTATATCGGATTGGCGAGCGGACTCCTGTTGTTGAGATTCGTCGCTACGGAGCCGGTGTTGACGGCCGATCCGGTGCCGTTTCTGGTGACGGCAACCGTATTGCTGGCCGCATGGGCGCTCGCGGCCCTCCAGTCCGCCGGCGGGGCGCTATTTGCGGCCGCGCTGTTCGTGGCCTTTGTGAGTCTGCTGGCGTGGATCAAGCCGCTCGCCGGGTCGCCATGGCCGACCGTCGCGCTGCTGCTGGGGACTGGTTACGCCGCGTTCGGATGCGTCGTGTATCGCGTCGCGGGGCGGATCGCGGCCCATGTTCCAGCGGCTGACGGGTCAGTGGCCTGGTCATCGTATCTGCTCGGGGCGGCCGGCGGTTGTGTGTTGGCCCAATTCGCGGTGGCGAGCGCGGCGCTCTGTCCCGGCGCGCCTCCGTTGTGGCTCTTCGCCGGCGCCGAGTTAGCGGCCATTATCCTGTTATTGGCGCTGGCGGTATGGTCGCGCCAACAGGTCTTGGCCGTGGTGGCCGTCGCCTCGACGGCGATCGCCACGGCAGTGTGGAAGTCCGCGATTGAGCCAGCTGCGGGATCCTATGTGGCGATCCTCACCGCGTACTATTTGGCGTTTGCGGTGTATCCGCTGCTGTGCGGGCGGGTGGCAGGTCGGGCGCTGAGTCCTGCGTTGGCGAGCGTGGCGGCGAGTGGACTCTATTTTCTCGCCGTGCGACGCGCAGTAGGCGAACTGGGGTGGGGGGCGTATATCGGCGTGCTCCCGCTCGCGCAGGCGGCGCTGTTGTTGGTCCAATTGCGGATGTGGTTGCAGTTGGAGCCGGCCGCGCCGCGCGATAACACGCGGTTGGCACTGGTGGCCGGCGCCGCGCTCGCGTTCCTGACCGTCGCGATCCCGCTGCAGCTCGATAAACAATGGATCACGATCGGCTGGGCGCTGCAAGGCGCCGCGCTCGCGTTGTTGTACGGCCGGATTCCGCATCGCGGACTCTTTTGGTGGGGGCTCGGATTGCTCGGCGCCGTCTTCGTGCGGCTGGTGTTGAATCGCGAAGTTTTCGCGTACTATCCGCGCAGTGCCGTGCCGATCCTTAACTGGTATTTGTATACGTATCTGTTGGCCGCAGGATCGTGTTTCGCGGCGAGTGTGGCCTGGCGACGCACTCACGATGTGGTGCGCGGCGCCGTCCGCGGGCGCGCGCTGGTTGCTGCGGCGGGCGCGGTGTTGCTGTTTCTGCTGCTGAACATTGAAGTCGCCGATTATTATTCGAGCGGGGCGACGATTACGTTCAATTTTTCCGGCTCGATCGCGCAGGACCTCAGCTACACGCTCGCGTGGGGTTGCTTCGCCGTCGCGTTGCTCGCGGCTGGGATCATGTTGCGCAATCGACCGACGCGCTTGACCGCGCTGGTGCTGATGACGGTGACGATCTTCAAAGGATTTCTCCACGACCTGTGGCGCTTGGGCGGGCTGTATCGCGTCGGCACGTTTGTCGGATTGGCCGTTTGCCTCGCGCTTGTGGCGCTCGCGTTACAACGGTTCGTATTGGTCCCGAAGCAGCGCGTGTCTCAGCAATAG
- a CDS encoding PIN domain-containing protein — MAAELVILDTSIWIEYFHGKAADLCQDVDALIATRRLRHLTVITAELLRGAVATRERRIIAQTVAFIPRVPLTDEFWMTVGEFCFDLARQGVVAHLIDAWIAKAAINARCALWSLDHHFSAIARRTPLRLYGGEVG, encoded by the coding sequence GTGGCCGCTGAGCTGGTCATCCTCGATACGTCGATCTGGATCGAATACTTTCACGGCAAAGCCGCGGATCTCTGTCAGGACGTCGATGCACTGATCGCCACACGACGGTTACGCCATCTCACGGTCATTACGGCGGAACTGCTGCGCGGGGCCGTGGCCACGCGGGAGCGCCGTATCATTGCCCAGACGGTCGCATTCATTCCGCGGGTTCCGCTGACGGATGAATTCTGGATGACGGTCGGCGAGTTCTGCTTTGATTTGGCCCGCCAAGGGGTCGTCGCCCACTTGATCGACGCATGGATTGCGAAGGCCGCGATCAATGCACGCTGTGCCCTCTGGAGCCTGGACCATCACTTCAGCGCGATTGCCCGCCGCACGCCGCTCAGACTGTACGGGGGCGAGGTCGGCTAA